The Burkholderia pyrrocinia genome has a segment encoding these proteins:
- the rmuC gene encoding DNA recombination protein RmuC, with the protein MTTTLLLAAVVVLAVALAVAIVAIVRGGGRHDDAAVLGDQIEDAAHAQARAVERLERELRGEIVENARGSRTELAGSFSQLQQTLAAQLTSVATVQNNQIEGFAQQLGKLVAANAQQFDAMRESVQRQAQQAREEQTAALRMFGDTLNRQLTQLTEANDRRIGEVRATLEQRLKEIETNNAAKLEEMRRTVDEKLHATLEQRLGESFKLVSDRLEQVHRGLGEMQTLAAGVGDLKKVLTNVKTRGTWGEVQLEALLEQMLTPDQYAKNVATVPKSTERVEFAIRLPGRDAGTRDAPPVWLPIDAKFPREDYERLIDAQERADAAAVEEAARALEARVRLEARTIAEKYVAPPHTTDFALLFLPTEGLYAEILRRPGLTDLLQRDYRVTVAGPTTLTALLNSLQMGFRTLAIEQRSSEVWQVLGAVKTEFGKFGDVLARTKAQLETVTRSIESAEQRTRVMSRKLKQVEALPGDTAAGLLGADGADGADTDDA; encoded by the coding sequence ATGACGACGACGTTGTTGCTTGCGGCGGTCGTCGTGCTGGCCGTTGCGCTCGCGGTGGCGATCGTCGCGATCGTGCGCGGCGGCGGCCGTCACGACGATGCGGCGGTGCTCGGCGACCAGATCGAGGATGCCGCGCATGCGCAGGCGCGCGCGGTCGAGCGGCTCGAGCGCGAATTGCGCGGCGAGATCGTCGAGAACGCGCGCGGGTCGCGCACCGAACTGGCCGGCAGCTTCTCGCAGCTTCAGCAGACGCTCGCCGCGCAACTGACGAGCGTGGCGACCGTGCAGAACAACCAGATCGAGGGTTTCGCGCAACAGCTCGGCAAGCTCGTCGCCGCCAATGCGCAGCAGTTCGACGCGATGCGCGAGAGCGTGCAGCGCCAGGCGCAGCAGGCGCGCGAGGAGCAGACGGCCGCGCTCAGGATGTTCGGCGACACGTTGAATCGGCAGCTCACGCAACTGACCGAGGCGAACGATCGCCGGATCGGCGAGGTGCGCGCGACGCTCGAACAGCGGCTGAAGGAAATCGAGACCAACAATGCGGCGAAGCTCGAGGAGATGCGCCGCACCGTCGACGAGAAACTGCATGCAACGCTCGAGCAGCGGCTCGGCGAATCGTTCAAGCTCGTGTCGGACCGGCTCGAACAGGTCCATCGCGGGCTCGGCGAGATGCAGACGCTCGCGGCGGGCGTCGGCGATCTGAAAAAGGTCCTGACCAATGTGAAGACGCGCGGCACCTGGGGCGAAGTGCAGCTCGAGGCGCTGCTCGAACAGATGCTGACGCCCGACCAATACGCGAAGAACGTCGCGACGGTGCCGAAGAGCACCGAGCGCGTCGAATTTGCGATTCGGCTGCCGGGCCGCGATGCGGGCACGCGCGATGCACCGCCGGTGTGGTTGCCGATCGACGCGAAATTCCCGCGCGAAGACTACGAGCGGCTGATCGATGCGCAGGAGCGCGCCGATGCGGCGGCGGTCGAGGAAGCGGCCCGCGCGCTCGAAGCGCGCGTGCGGCTGGAGGCGCGCACGATTGCCGAGAAGTACGTCGCACCGCCGCACACGACCGATTTCGCGCTGCTGTTCCTGCCGACCGAGGGGCTTTATGCGGAGATCCTGCGCCGCCCGGGGCTGACCGACCTGCTGCAGCGCGACTATCGCGTGACGGTTGCGGGGCCGACGACGCTCACCGCATTGCTGAACAGTCTGCAGATGGGGTTCCGCACGCTTGCGATCGAGCAGCGGTCGAGCGAGGTGTGGCAGGTGCTCGGCGCAGTGAAGACGGAGTTCGGCAAGTTCGGCGACGTGCTCGCGCGCACGAAGGCGCAGCTCGAAACGGTCACGCGCTCGATCGAGTCCGCCGAGCAGCGTACGCGCGTGATGAGCCGCAAGCTGAAGCAGGTCGAGGCGCTGCCGGGCGACACGGCGGCCGGGCTGCTCGGTGCGGACGGGGCCGACGGCGCAGACACAGACGACGCGTGA
- a CDS encoding GNAT family N-acetyltransferase — protein sequence MSDAPLIRAAETRDVGAILALMRELAEFEKLTHLFVATEADLADALFGERPAAEALVAERNGAIVAYALFFHNYSTFLGRRGLYLEDLYVQPSQRGTGLGTAMLRHLAALAVERRCGRFEWSVLDWNQPAIDFYEKMGATVLPEWRIVRVTGDALDTLAGQ from the coding sequence GTGAGCGACGCGCCGCTGATCCGCGCGGCCGAAACGCGCGACGTCGGCGCGATCCTCGCGCTGATGCGCGAGCTGGCCGAGTTCGAGAAGCTCACGCACCTGTTCGTCGCGACCGAAGCGGATCTCGCCGACGCACTGTTCGGCGAGCGGCCTGCAGCCGAGGCGCTCGTCGCCGAGCGCAACGGCGCGATCGTCGCGTATGCACTGTTCTTCCACAACTATTCGACGTTCCTCGGCCGTCGCGGCCTTTATCTCGAGGATCTGTACGTGCAGCCGTCGCAGCGCGGCACCGGCCTCGGCACCGCGATGCTGCGTCACCTCGCGGCGCTGGCCGTCGAGCGTCGTTGCGGGCGTTTCGAATGGTCGGTCCTCGACTGGAACCAGCCCGCGATCGATTTCTACGAAAAGATGGGCGCAACCGTGCTGCCCGAATGGCGCATCGTCCGCGTGACGGGCGACGCGCTGGACACGCTGGCCGGACAGTAA
- the glp gene encoding gephyrin-like molybdotransferase Glp: MITQSSPASRTAPDSDAPLSLADAQALACRFAVPVDACDTVTLRDALDRVLAADVNAPFDIPAYDNSAMDGYAFDGGACAPASPQGDVALTVAGTAFAGHPFDGAVAAGSCVRIMTGAPMPDGCDTVIPQERVRVDGDTIGFAAHDVARGANCRKAGEDLASGACVLAAGRILRPSDLGLLASFGFTDVTVRRRVRVAVFSTGDELREPGEPLGRGTLYDSNRGMLIAMLERLHVDAIDLGIVRDDPAALEAALRDAVAAQADAVITSGGVSVGEADFTRDVMARLGDVTFASLALRPGRPLACGTLARSTGGAGHALFFGLPGNPVASAVTFYAIVRPALLTLAGAQTPPPATYTALSTHALKTRPGRTEYLRGIATRAADGRWHVAPAGSQSSASLSGLAAANCFIVLGHDTAAVDAGSPVDILPLDGLI; this comes from the coding sequence ATGATCACGCAATCCTCGCCCGCCTCCCGAACCGCACCCGATTCCGACGCCCCGCTGTCGCTCGCCGACGCGCAGGCGCTCGCGTGCCGCTTCGCGGTGCCTGTGGATGCGTGCGACACGGTGACGCTGCGCGATGCGCTCGACCGCGTGCTTGCGGCCGACGTGAACGCGCCCTTCGACATTCCCGCGTACGACAACTCGGCGATGGACGGCTATGCATTCGACGGCGGTGCCTGCGCGCCCGCGTCGCCGCAGGGGGACGTCGCGCTGACGGTCGCCGGCACCGCGTTCGCGGGCCATCCGTTCGACGGTGCCGTGGCCGCCGGCTCATGCGTGCGCATCATGACGGGTGCGCCGATGCCGGACGGATGCGACACCGTGATTCCGCAGGAACGCGTGCGCGTCGACGGCGACACGATCGGCTTCGCCGCGCACGACGTCGCGCGCGGCGCGAACTGCCGCAAGGCCGGCGAGGATCTCGCGAGCGGCGCCTGTGTACTCGCCGCGGGCCGCATCCTGCGGCCGTCCGATCTCGGCCTGCTCGCGTCGTTCGGCTTCACCGACGTCACGGTGCGCCGGCGCGTGCGCGTTGCCGTGTTCTCGACCGGCGACGAACTGCGCGAGCCCGGCGAGCCGCTCGGCCGCGGCACGCTGTACGACAGCAATCGCGGGATGCTGATCGCGATGCTCGAAAGGCTGCACGTCGACGCGATCGATCTCGGGATCGTCCGAGACGACCCGGCCGCGCTCGAAGCCGCGCTGCGCGACGCCGTCGCCGCGCAGGCCGACGCGGTAATCACGTCCGGCGGCGTATCGGTCGGCGAGGCCGACTTCACGCGCGACGTGATGGCGCGGCTCGGCGACGTCACGTTCGCGAGCCTCGCGCTGCGGCCCGGCCGGCCGCTCGCGTGCGGTACGCTTGCGCGCTCGACCGGCGGCGCCGGTCACGCGCTGTTCTTCGGGCTGCCCGGCAATCCGGTCGCGTCCGCCGTCACGTTCTACGCGATCGTGCGCCCCGCGCTGCTGACGCTGGCCGGTGCGCAGACGCCACCGCCGGCGACGTACACGGCGCTCAGCACGCATGCGCTGAAAACGCGTCCCGGCCGCACCGAGTACCTGCGCGGCATCGCGACGCGTGCCGCCGACGGTCGCTGGCACGTCGCGCCGGCCGGTTCGCAGAGTTCCGCGTCGCTGAGCGGACTCGCCGCCGCCAATTGTTTCATCGTTCTGGGCCACGATACCGCGGCAGTCGACGCGGGCAGCCCGGTCGACATCCTGCCGCTCGACGGCCTGATCTGA
- the mobA gene encoding molybdenum cofactor guanylyltransferase MobA — translation MPVSASPSIAGLLLAGGRATRMDGVDKGLQLLDGTPLALHVLRRLSPQVDETLISANRHADLYAELGAPFDARIVADETPDFPGPLAGLLAGMRAARAPLVACSPCDTPFLPADLVARLLAALDAQQADIAMAVTVDAQQARSPQPTFALLRTALADDLAARLAAGDRKVRAWYARHKTVEVEFRDERAFYNANSWQELAALARR, via the coding sequence ATGCCCGTTTCCGCCTCTCCTTCGATCGCCGGCCTGCTGCTCGCGGGCGGGCGCGCCACGCGCATGGACGGCGTCGACAAGGGCCTGCAACTGCTCGACGGTACGCCGCTCGCGCTGCACGTGCTGCGCCGGCTCTCGCCGCAGGTCGACGAGACGCTGATCAGCGCGAATCGCCACGCCGATCTCTACGCGGAGCTCGGTGCGCCGTTCGACGCGCGCATCGTCGCGGACGAAACACCCGATTTCCCCGGCCCGCTCGCGGGCCTGCTCGCCGGCATGCGGGCCGCGCGCGCGCCGCTCGTCGCGTGCTCGCCATGCGATACGCCATTTCTGCCCGCCGACCTCGTCGCGCGGCTGCTTGCGGCGCTCGACGCACAGCAGGCCGACATCGCGATGGCGGTGACCGTCGATGCGCAGCAGGCGCGCTCGCCACAGCCGACGTTCGCGCTGCTGCGCACGGCGCTGGCCGACGATCTCGCCGCGCGGCTCGCGGCCGGCGATCGCAAGGTGCGTGCGTGGTACGCACGCCACAAGACGGTTGAAGTCGAGTTTCGCGACGAGCGTGCGTTTTACAATGCCAACTCCTGGCAGGAACTCGCCGCGCTGGCCCGTCGCTGA
- the moaA gene encoding GTP 3',8-cyclase MoaA: MSRRIIPLADVSGMPDVSGVAHTPDGTLADTFARPLRDLRISVTDRCNFRCVYCMPRAVFDKDYAFLPHSALLTHEEIERVARLFVAHGVEKIRITGGEPLLRKNLEFLIERLARLTTHDGRPLDLTLTTNGSLLARKARALKDAGLTRVTVSLDALDDTLFKRMNDAEFASADVLDGIFAAQAVGLTPVKVNMVVKRGTNDGEILPMAERFRGTGVILRFIEYMDVGTSNGWNMTEVLPSADVIARIAEQFPLVPLDAHTAAETAQRWGYADGQGEIGVISSVTQAFCGDCTRARLSTEGKLYLCLFASTGHDLRALVRGGASDAEIATAIARIWQARTDRYSQLRGSVSAETVPDGAGKRVEMSYIGG; encoded by the coding sequence ATGTCCCGACGCATCATTCCTCTCGCCGACGTCAGCGGGATGCCGGACGTCTCCGGCGTCGCGCATACCCCCGACGGCACGCTGGCCGACACGTTCGCCAGGCCGCTGCGCGACCTGCGCATCTCGGTGACGGATCGCTGCAACTTCCGCTGCGTGTACTGCATGCCGCGCGCGGTGTTCGACAAGGACTACGCGTTCCTGCCGCACAGCGCGCTGCTCACCCACGAGGAAATCGAACGCGTGGCGCGACTCTTTGTCGCACACGGCGTCGAGAAGATCCGCATCACGGGCGGCGAACCGCTGCTGCGCAAGAACCTCGAATTCCTGATCGAGCGCCTCGCACGCCTGACGACGCACGACGGGCGCCCGCTCGACCTGACGCTGACGACCAACGGCTCGCTGCTCGCACGCAAGGCGCGCGCGCTGAAGGACGCCGGGCTCACGCGCGTGACGGTCAGCCTCGACGCGCTCGACGATACGCTGTTCAAGCGCATGAACGACGCCGAGTTCGCGAGCGCCGACGTGCTCGACGGCATCTTCGCGGCCCAGGCCGTGGGCCTCACGCCCGTCAAGGTCAACATGGTCGTGAAGCGCGGCACCAACGACGGCGAGATCCTGCCGATGGCCGAGCGTTTCCGCGGCACCGGCGTGATCTTGCGCTTCATCGAATACATGGACGTCGGCACGTCGAACGGCTGGAACATGACCGAGGTGCTGCCGTCGGCCGACGTCATTGCGCGGATCGCCGAACAATTCCCGCTCGTACCGCTCGACGCGCACACGGCGGCCGAAACCGCGCAGCGCTGGGGCTACGCGGACGGCCAAGGCGAGATCGGCGTGATCTCGAGCGTCACGCAGGCCTTCTGCGGCGACTGCACGCGCGCGCGGCTGTCGACCGAAGGCAAGCTGTACCTGTGCCTGTTCGCGTCGACGGGCCACGACCTGCGCGCACTCGTGCGCGGCGGCGCGAGCGACGCCGAGATCGCGACCGCGATCGCCCGCATCTGGCAGGCGCGCACCGACCGCTATTCGCAACTGCGCGGCAGCGTGTCGGCCGAAACCGTGCCCGACGGCGCCGGCAAGCGCGTCGAAATGTCGTATATCGGCGGCTGA
- a CDS encoding Rne/Rng family ribonuclease has protein sequence MKRMLFNATQQEELRVAIVDGQKLIDIDIETAGREQRKGNIYKGVITRIEPSLEACFVNYGEDRHGFLPFKEVARQYFKEGIDMRSARIQDALREGQELIVQVEKEERGNKGAALTTFISLAGRYLVLMPNNPRGGGVSRRIEGDERQELRETMSQLQIPDGMSMIARTAGIGRSAEELQWDLNYLLQLWRAIEAASQSGNSGQPMLIYLESSLVIRAIRDYFQPDIGEILIDTTEIHDQARAFMDIVMPDNVSKVKRYHDDVPLFSRFQIEHQIETAYSRTVPLPSGGAIVIDHTEALVAIDVNSARATKGADIEETATRTNLEAADEVARQLRLRDLGGLIVIDFIDMESAKSQREVEQRLKDALKHDRARVQMGKISRFGLMELSRQRLRPALSEGSHVTCPRCNGTGHIRDTESSALQVLRIIQEEAMKENTAAIHCQVPVEVTAFLLNEKRQEINKIESRFKVGIVLIPNKHLDTPHYKLERLRHDDARLDDPRASWKMAEEAARELESETGYSKRTAEVKPKQEAAVKGITPERPAPSPAPQRPVEPVPAPAPVAATSGGFIGWLKGLFGVSPAAAPAPVAPAPAKEQAARPARERTEKTEQRGGDRNRNRRGGAQQVQGGRDQAAAGRGQPQRQEREGKEAREPREGRELREGREPREGRENREGREGREGREGRGQREGREPREPRESREPREPRENREPRERAEQPEGVDAAGRGERQERGERRERGERRKPTQHAATLETVNRGENHPEPEADKVVAEALPGAELAADAEAVARDGEERRRRRRGRRGGRRERDEDGAIVDQAEQGQDGEAAVQTVTPEASAAAEPAHTAAPAVVAAVAAAGAVVVEATVEQPAAPAAVEAQPAPVEAAPAAPVEPAVAVQAAEPAPVAPAVDTEAGPAPVAVSPTDAFEVPAAPAAVPAAVEAPQSAPVEQVAPAVTTEAAPVAVEPVAVEPVAVEPVVVAPMHVEPAPVEAVAAPAPAPAPVQPVAAPASASLDVVLEQAGLVWVNTDADKFAAAQEVASRLPRPARVPRERKALPPADTAPMQQVETTHH, from the coding sequence ATGAAACGCATGCTGTTCAATGCGACGCAGCAGGAGGAGCTGCGCGTCGCCATCGTCGATGGGCAAAAGCTCATCGACATCGACATCGAGACAGCCGGGCGCGAACAGCGCAAAGGCAATATCTACAAAGGTGTCATCACCCGCATCGAGCCGTCGCTCGAAGCGTGCTTCGTCAACTACGGCGAAGATCGCCACGGTTTCCTGCCGTTCAAGGAAGTTGCCCGCCAGTACTTCAAGGAAGGCATCGACATGCGCTCCGCGCGCATCCAGGATGCCCTGCGCGAAGGCCAGGAACTGATCGTCCAGGTCGAGAAGGAAGAACGTGGCAACAAGGGCGCCGCCCTCACGACCTTCATCTCGCTCGCAGGCCGCTACCTGGTGCTGATGCCGAACAATCCGCGCGGCGGCGGTGTGTCGCGCCGGATCGAGGGCGACGAGCGCCAGGAACTGCGCGAGACGATGTCGCAACTGCAGATTCCGGACGGGATGAGCATGATCGCCCGTACTGCGGGCATCGGCCGCAGCGCCGAGGAACTGCAGTGGGACCTGAACTACCTGCTGCAACTGTGGCGCGCGATCGAAGCGGCGTCGCAAAGCGGCAATTCCGGCCAGCCGATGCTGATCTACCTGGAATCGAGCCTCGTGATCCGCGCGATCCGGGACTATTTCCAGCCCGATATCGGCGAAATCCTGATCGACACGACCGAGATCCACGATCAGGCCCGTGCGTTCATGGATATCGTGATGCCGGACAATGTGTCGAAGGTGAAGCGCTACCACGACGACGTGCCGCTGTTCTCCCGCTTCCAGATCGAGCACCAGATCGAAACGGCCTATTCGCGCACGGTGCCGCTGCCGTCCGGCGGCGCGATCGTGATCGACCACACCGAAGCGCTCGTCGCGATCGACGTGAACTCGGCGCGTGCGACCAAGGGCGCGGACATCGAGGAAACCGCAACCCGCACGAACCTCGAAGCGGCCGACGAAGTCGCCCGCCAGCTCCGCCTGCGCGACCTCGGCGGCCTGATCGTGATCGATTTCATCGACATGGAATCGGCGAAGAGCCAGCGCGAAGTCGAGCAGCGCCTGAAAGACGCGCTCAAGCATGACCGTGCGCGCGTGCAGATGGGCAAGATCTCCCGCTTCGGCCTGATGGAGCTGTCGCGCCAGCGCCTGCGCCCGGCCCTGTCGGAAGGCAGCCACGTGACCTGCCCGCGCTGTAACGGCACCGGTCACATCCGCGACACCGAATCGTCCGCGCTGCAGGTCCTGCGGATCATTCAGGAAGAAGCGATGAAGGAAAACACCGCGGCGATCCACTGCCAGGTGCCGGTCGAGGTGACCGCCTTCCTGCTCAACGAAAAGCGTCAGGAAATCAACAAGATCGAGTCGCGCTTCAAGGTCGGCATCGTGCTGATCCCGAACAAGCACCTCGATACGCCGCACTACAAGCTCGAGCGCCTGCGTCACGACGACGCGCGCCTCGACGATCCGCGCGCGTCCTGGAAGATGGCCGAGGAAGCGGCTCGCGAACTCGAGTCGGAAACCGGCTACAGCAAGCGCACCGCAGAAGTGAAGCCGAAGCAGGAAGCGGCGGTCAAGGGCATCACGCCCGAGCGTCCGGCCCCGAGCCCGGCGCCACAGCGCCCGGTCGAGCCCGTTCCGGCCCCCGCACCGGTCGCCGCGACAAGCGGCGGCTTCATCGGCTGGCTGAAGGGTCTGTTCGGCGTGTCGCCGGCTGCGGCGCCCGCGCCGGTTGCTCCGGCACCGGCGAAGGAACAAGCGGCCCGCCCGGCTCGCGAGCGTACCGAGAAGACCGAGCAGCGCGGCGGCGATCGCAACCGCAACCGTCGTGGCGGCGCGCAGCAGGTGCAAGGCGGCCGTGACCAGGCAGCAGCAGGTCGTGGCCAGCCGCAGCGCCAGGAACGCGAAGGCAAGGAAGCGCGCGAACCGCGTGAAGGCCGTGAGCTGCGCGAGGGTCGCGAACCGCGTGAAGGTCGCGAAAACCGTGAAGGTCGTGAGGGCCGCGAAGGTCGCGAGGGCCGTGGCCAGCGCGAAGGTCGCGAACCGCGCGAGCCGCGTGAAAGCCGTGAGCCGCGTGAACCGCGCGAGAACCGCGAGCCGCGCGAGCGCGCCGAGCAGCCGGAAGGCGTCGACGCGGCCGGCCGTGGCGAGCGCCAGGAGCGCGGTGAGCGTCGCGAGCGCGGCGAACGCCGCAAGCCGACCCAGCATGCGGCTACGCTCGAGACCGTCAACCGTGGTGAAAACCATCCGGAACCGGAAGCCGACAAGGTCGTCGCAGAAGCGCTGCCCGGCGCCGAGCTGGCAGCCGATGCGGAAGCCGTCGCGCGTGACGGCGAGGAACGCCGTCGTCGCCGTCGCGGCCGCCGCGGCGGTCGTCGCGAACGTGACGAAGACGGCGCAATCGTCGACCAGGCCGAACAAGGCCAGGATGGCGAAGCCGCCGTGCAAACCGTGACGCCGGAAGCATCGGCAGCTGCCGAACCGGCCCACACGGCCGCACCGGCAGTCGTCGCGGCCGTGGCTGCGGCTGGCGCCGTCGTCGTCGAGGCAACCGTCGAGCAGCCTGCCGCACCGGCCGCTGTCGAAGCGCAACCGGCACCGGTCGAAGCGGCTCCGGCCGCTCCGGTCGAGCCCGCCGTCGCGGTGCAGGCAGCAGAACCGGCACCGGTCGCACCGGCCGTCGATACGGAAGCCGGTCCGGCTCCGGTCGCGGTTTCGCCGACCGATGCGTTCGAAGTGCCTGCAGCACCGGCAGCAGTGCCGGCCGCTGTCGAGGCGCCGCAGTCCGCGCCCGTCGAGCAGGTCGCACCGGCCGTGACGACCGAAGCCGCTCCGGTGGCTGTCGAACCGGTGGCTGTCGAACCGGTGGCTGTCGAACCGGTGGTTGTCGCACCGATGCATGTCGAACCGGCACCGGTCGAGGCCGTTGCAGCACCGGCACCGGCTCCTGCCCCTGTCCAACCGGTAGCCGCGCCCGCTTCGGCGAGCCTGGATGTCGTGCTGGAGCAGGCCGGTCTCGTCTGGGTGAACACGGACGCCGACAAGTTCGCCGCTGCGCAGGAAGTCGCGTCGCGCCTCCCGCGTCCGGCCCGCGTGCCGCGCGAACGCAAGGCGCTGCCGCCGGCCGATACGGCCCCGATGCAGCAGGTCGAAACAACGCACCACTGA